The region TTTAGAGCAGCAGCACGCCCAAGGGCGCCCTATCTATCTCGCTACGGCGGCCGACTCCGTGCTGGCCCACCGTATCGCGGAACATCTTGGCCTCTTCACCGGCGTTTTGGCCTCGGACGGCAACCTCAATCTGGCGGGACACAATAAGCTGGCGGCCTTCCGTCAGACCTTTGGAGGTAACTTCTGCTATATCGGGAATGCTCTTCCCGATCTTCCTCTGCTCGAAAACTGCCACTATCCCATGGTGGCGAACCCTACCCGCGGCCTGCGTGCCGCCCTGCAAAAAGCAAAGGTAACTCCCTCTCGCTCCTTCACTGAGAAGACCTCGCCCCTGAAGACCTGGTTTAAGGCTCTCCGGATCCATCAGTGGGCGAAGAACATCCTGTTATTTCTGCCACTTCTGCTTGCCCATGCCCTTAAACCTGCGCTTATTGCGGGCGCGGTATTGGCATTTCTGTCCTTTGGACTCTGTGCTTCGGCAACATATGTCGTTAATGATCTGCTGGATATCGAGGCGGACCGGCAACACCCGCGCAAACGCCGCCGGCCCTTTGCTTCGGGCGATCTCTCCGCGCTGACGGGAGTCGGGGCAATCGTCCTTTTCCTGATCGCATCCCTGGCAATTGCGCTTTCCGTTCCTCATGTCATCGCGCGCATCTCGCCGGAACTCGCACTCAGGAGGCCCTACCACTTTCTGGTGTGGCTCGGAATCTATGCCGTCACCACCCTGGCCTACTCTCTACGCCTCAAGCGTGCAGTCCTGGTAGATGTCATCGTGCTCTCCGGCCTCTACACCATACGGATCCTGGCCGGCTCTGCTGCCACCGGAATCGACGCCTCAGCCTGGCTCGGCAGCTTCAGCATCTTCTTCTTTCTTTCGCTCGCCTTCGTCAAACGCTTTGCCGAGCTTGAGAATCTGCGGGAGCGCGGAGGTGAGGTGGCCAAGGGCCGCGGCTACCATATCAGCGACATCGAGCAGCTCCGCAGCTTCGGTTCGGCGTCAGGCTATGTGTCGGTCGCTGTCCTCACCCTCTATATCTCCAACCTGGACGCCGCTCAACTCTACAGCCATACAAGGCGCCTCTGGCTTTTAATTCCCGTTCTACTGCTTTGGATCAGCCGTCTGTGGTTGCTGGCCTCCCGCGGCGAACTGAACGAAGACCCGGTCGTCTACGCCATCACTGACAAAAGGAGCCTCTTCCTGGGAGTGATTGTCCTGTTGATCGTGTTGTCCGCGTTATAGATTTTCAGGGAACAGGGAACAGGGAACAGGGAACAGGGAACAGGGAACAGGGAACAGGGAACAGGGAACAGGGAACAGGGAACAGGGAACAGGGAACAGGGAACAGGCATACTGAGCGAAAGGCGAAGGATCTGCGGTTCCAGCAGCGCGCGTTCCGGGGAACAGGAATAACGAAATCTGCCGTCATTCTGACCCTGAGCGAGCCGAAGGAGAAGAATCCCTGTATTTTGGGTTGGATTGTCACACCTCTCCGGTCGTAAATCACCGTGTCCTTCCGATTGGAGAAACCTGCATCCGTTGAATCCGGAAGCGACACGCCGGCATAGACACGAAAACCACCACAGCGCGCAGGCCCACACCCAGAGAACCATTTATCCTGTTAACTGAGCCATGACCGACACCATCCCTCAGCTGAACAGCTACGACGATGCCGCCCTCGAAACCGCCTTCACCACTCTTGCGGACGAAGTTCACCAACAGGGTGCGGAACTGACCAACGCCGAGGCGCAGGAAAACTTCCGGCTGCACTGGCTGGGCCGCAAGCAGGGACGTCTTAAGCTGATCTCCGATGCCTGGCTCAAATCCGCTCCTGTCGAGGCCCGCAAACCCCTGGGAATCCGATTTAACCAGCTCAAGCAGCAGATCGAAGCGGCTTTGGAAGCTCCTGTAGTGGCAGCCTCCAGCTCGGGAATGCAGGGAATCGACATCTCTCTCCCGGGTGCGGTCCGCAGGCCCGGCATCGCTCACCCTCTGCTCAGCACCATGCACGAGGTAGTTCGCGTCTTTCATCACCTCGGCTACTCGACCAATCTTGGCCCCCAGGTCGAAAGCGACTTCTACAACTTCGAGGCGCTCAACTTCCCGCCGAACCATCCCGCTCGCGACACCCAGGACACGCTGCAGATCGCCGGCCAGCAGGTGCGTCCTTCGCGTGACCGTCTGTTGATGCGCACCCACACCTCCCCCGTGCAGATCCGTACCATGATTGCGCAGGCTCCGCCCATCCGCATCGTCATTCCGGGCAAGGTGCACCGCAACGACGCCGCCGACGCCACCCATTCGCCCATCTTTCATCAGATCGAAGGCCTCTGCGTGGATACCAACATCACCTTCTCTGACCTGAAGGGAACGCTTGACCACGCCATGAAGGCGCTCTTCGGGTCCGCGGTAAAGACGCGCTTCTTCCCCAGCTTCTTTCCCTTCACCGAGCCGTCCGCCGACGTGCAGATCAGCTGCATCTTTTGCGGCGGTTCCGGTTGTCGCAAATGCAAACACTCCGGCTGGATCGAGCTTCTGGGCTGTGGCATGGTCGATCCCGCGGTCTTTGCTTCCGTCACCGAGGAGCGCCGCAAGATCGATCCCGCCGACGATGCCTACAACCCGGAGAAGATCTCCGGCTTCGCCTTCGGCATGGGGGTTGAACGTATCGCCATGATGCTCCACGGGGTCTCCGATATCGGGCAGTTCTACTCGGGCGATATGCGCTTCCTGGAACAGTTCGCCTGATGGAGGTGAGATGTGGTGCTGCGAGGCTCTTTGCGGTATCTGTTCTATGTGCTTCTGCTGATCTCGCCTTTTGCATCCGGTAAAACGGCCCCGGAACCATCCACGGGCATCTTCCAGGTTGACCTCTTCCATCAGGGCGACCTCGGTGTCCACACTTTCCGCATCCCTGCGCTCGTCCAGAGCAAACACGGTGTCCTGATCGCAGTCGCCGACGCGCGCTTTGAGAGTACGCGCGATCTCCCAGCAAAGATTGCGCTCGCCATGCGGCGCAGCTTTGACAATGGTGCTCACTGGACACCCATCCGCATCATCCTCCAACCCCAGGCCGGAGGCGTGGGTGACGCCTCGCTACTACTCGATCGCGAGACGGGCAGAATCTGGTGCTTTCACGGTTACGGTCCCCCGGGAATAGGCTTCCACACGGCGAAGCCCGGTAGCCCAACCGGCCCAGACACTCTGCAGCTGCACGCAATCTATAGCGACGACGATGGGGAGACATGGTCTGTTCCCCGTGATCTCACGCCGCAAGTTAAAGACCCGGCGTGGCAGGCCTTCTTCGCAACCTCGGGCACGGCCATCGAAACCAGCGCGGGCCGCTTTCTGCTCCCGATCGTTGTACGCGATGCCCAGGGGCAGATTCACTCCGCCAACATCTACAGCGACGATCACGGAAAGACCTGGCGCCGCGGAGAGTTCATCGGAACAGGAACAGACGAAAGCCACGCCGTCGAGCTGCCCGGAGGTGTAATCCTGCAGAACATGAGGACCGGCAGGGGAACTCGCGCCATCGCGCGATCCACAGATGGTGGCCGTACCTTCGGCGCCCTCACTCAGGACAGCATGCTCATTGATCCCGGCTGCAACGCCGGAATTACGCGCTATCGCAACCAGAAAACCGATGCTCTGATCTTCACCAACGCGGCGAGCCACAAGCGCGAGAATCTCACCGTCAGGGCTAGCTATGATGAGGGCCGCACCTGGCCCTCATCGCGTGTGCTCTATCCCGGCCCCGCAGCCTACTCGACCGTCATAGCCCTTCAGAACGGCGAGATCGCTGTTCTTTATGAGCGCGGAGCTGTCGATTCGATCGAGAAGATCACCTTCGCGCGCTTTCCCTTTGGCTGGATCGCCACGCGATAACGTGGTTACGCGTTGACATTCCGGTCCGATCTCTTGAGGAAGCCGAACAACAGCTGAATGACCGCCAGCGCGAGCGCTCCCAGAAAGGCGGCACTGAAGCTCGTGACCGCAAAACCGGGCACAAACTTGCTCGAGAACCACAGGATGATCGCGTTGATCACCAGGAAGAACAGCCCGAGCGTCAATATGCCCAGCGGTAATGTGATGAGCTTCAGAAGCAGGCCCAGAGTGGCATTAAAGAAGCCAATGATGACCACCGCAAACAAGGCTGAGAGAAATCCACTCACGTGAAATCCTTCAACCATGTGAGATACCAGGAGAAGTGCAACTGCGTTTAGAATCCAGTGCAATAACCAGCGCATACCGCCGTTTCCTTTCAGAAGAGATCGACTGAAGCCCTTCTTCTGTCCAGAGAATACGTTCCTGCAGCAGCGACCGCTATCGAAATCTGCCACCAGGGCTGGCCTGGCGCCCGGCTAAACTATCTGCATGGGGAAACACTTCAGCTCCATTGCGCCGGAACATCGCGAGTTCATCGAGCGGCAGCACATCTTTTTCAATGCCTCGGCCGCCAGCGAAGGTCGCGTCAATCTCTCTCCTCGAGATGTGGCATCGCTCCGCGTGCTCGATGCCAACGCCGTCGTCTATCTCGATCTCACCGGCAGCGGAAACGAAACCGCTGCGCATCTCATCGCCGATGGCCGCCTCACCCTGATGTTCTGCGCCTTCGAGGGCTCGCCGCTGGTTCTTCGCCTCTACGGACACGGCCGGGTTATCCCTCGCCATAGTGATGAATACAATGCTTTGCTCGCTGACTGCTACCAGAATAACGAGCCGCCTGGAGCCCGCCAGATCATCCATCTCGCCGTGGACTCAGTCCAGACCTCATGCGGGATGAACGTGCCGTTCTACGAATATGTTGGCGAACGCGATCAGCTCCTCCGCTGGGCTGCCGTCAAAGGCGAAGCTGCTCTCGAAGAGTACCGCATGCAAAAGAACACCCGCAGCATCGACGGCCTCCCCACCGGCCTCGAGCAGCCAGTATCCGTCCCGAAGTAGAACAGCAAAGACTCTCTCTCGATAAAGAAACTCTCCTCCCCGCCAAAAAAAAGATGCCCATCTTCGGGACATCTCATCGTCGCTAAGGTGGGTTCATTCGAGCGCAGCTCGAACCGCCTCGCAAAGGCACGGCTTCCAATGTGCCGAAAAGCCGGGCAGTAGCGGTTTCAGCCACTGCAACTGCCAACGCATCACTTCGCTCCATGATGGTCGTAGCTGATCACGCGAGTAATCCTCCACCTACCGTCCTTGAATTGCCACAGGTGAATGAATTCCGCCTCGCCCACGACTCCGTGATCCTGCTTCCACGGATGGGTAAAGCGGTGCACGCCCATCTCTACCGCGCCGTAATCCTTGATCGGATAAACCTTCAGCGTCCCGGGCACCAGCTCCCGCTGCACCTTGCCGCAGATGTTGTTCTTGATCGCATTCAGAAACACCTGCCGTCCCACCGCCAGGCCGGTCTTGTCGTGGTAAAACTCCAAATTCTCATCGACCAAACCCTTCATCCTCTCCAGGTCGCAGGTGTTATACGCATCGAATAACTGCCTATCCAGCAGCGTCACCGCGCGCGTTAACTCCGCATCTGTTTTGATCGCGTCAAGCGGAGGTGGGGTCTGCGCCCAGAGAGATACCGGGAAACTCGCAGCCAGCAGAATCAATGCCGCAGCAGAGAATCGACCCATAGAGCACACTCCTGACGGGTACAACACTTCTGAATTACGTGTGTTCCGCCCGGAAGGTTCAACTCCGGTAGCCGCCTATTTTCTCGAACCCTCAACCAGCTTCGGAACCTTCCGGCTATGCGTAGCCTGTTCATACGCGTACGCATACCCCAGCAGATCGCCATCCCTCCACTGCACGCCGGAGATCTCCAACCCAAACGGAAGCCCGTCAGCATAGAACCCTCCCGGCACCGAGACCGCCGGAACCCCCAGCCGGTTCACCCATCCCGTCTCGCTGTACGGCCCCGCCTTCGACGCTCCTGGAACCGTCTCGTCGTAGGTGGGTATCTGCAGCGCCGGATACACAAATCCATCCAGTCTCCACTTCTTCCGCGTCTCCTCATAGATCGCCAGCGCCTTGCGCTTCGGCTCCCAGTAGTTCGCATCCGCCTCAGGATCACTCTCCAACTTTTTCTGCGGCATCACATCATCGCCGGTCCGCGAGCCCCCAACCATGTACGCTGGAAACTTGTCTCCCGTCGCCTTCTCGTAGTCCGCCACGGAGTGATACTGCGGCGGTCCGAAGTCACGCAGAAAGTTATCCACGCCCTCCCTGCGATAAGGCCGCGTATTCACCGTCCTAACGAGCGCGAAAAAGCTCTCCGGCAGAATCTCCTTATCGATCACCACCGTCGCTCCCGCAGCCTTCAGTTGCTCCACCGCCTTCATGAAGGCGGCACGCGTCTCCGGAACCACAGCACCCGCATCCGGCGGAGCATCCGGACCCGTCCCGTAGACGCTCGGCGACCCATTCAGCACAAACCACGGCACTCCGAACCGCTTGCCCTTCAGCGCGTCCTTCTTCAGATACTGCGTGTACGGCCTCGCCTGCGCCTTCTTCGCCGCACCCTCGGTCCACTTGTCCAGCGGATCCTCCGCCTCCATCATATCCAGTGCAATCGCGGCGCTCGTCACGTCCCGAGCCAGCGGCCCGGTATTGTCCCGCAGCCAGTCCAGCGGATGAATCCCCGCAATGCTCGTTAGCCCGCGCGTCGGCATGAATCCCACCAGGCTGTTGTTCGCCGCCGGCTGCCGGATCGAGTTCGCCGTGTCCGTACCCGTCCCCACCACGGCAAGGTTCGCCGCCAGTCCCGTCGCCGTTCCACCCGAAGACCCTCCCGGCGAGTAGCGCACATCGTACGCATCCCCCGTGCGTCCGCCCGCTGTGCTGATGTTCGTGTCGCTCGCCGCAAAGTCCGGCATATTCGTCTGCCCAAGGATCACCGCCCCAGCCTCTTTCAGCCGCTTCACCACCACAGCGTCGCGCGGAGCCACCAGCTCCTCGCCCGGCTTCAGATAACCCTCCCATCCCGCACTCGTCACCAGGCCTTTGATGCTCGTGTTCGCCTTCACCAGAACAGGCACACCCCACAACTCGCCATGCTTCGTGCCCTTGGGCTCGGCATCTTCCTCCGCAGCCCGCTTCAAAGCACCGTCACGGTCCACATACAGAAGCGCCTTGTACGTGCCGTCATAGCGGGAAATGCGGTCCAGGTACCACTCCGTAACCTGCGTCACCGTGTACTTATGAGCGGCGTACAGCGATTCCAGCTTTGGGACGGAGACCTCCATCAGGTCGCGATCCATTGTCGGAGTCTGTGTCCACAGCGGCGCCGCACCCAGCCCAGCAGCAACAAAACACACCACGCCAAGCCACACGCCTTGCCTCATCCTCACCTCATTCCATCCAGGATGTACCGTTTCAGCACCACCCTATCAAACCGCCCTCCATCCACAGCGATCAGCCAACCCCGGCGCTCCAGCATTTAGACTGGAAACGGTCCATCATGAAAGTTCTAACCCGCTGGCTGCGCCACTACCTTCCTGCACTCACCGTCACCGATCGGCAACTCGCCGACGACCTCACCCTCCGCGGCATCGCCGTCGAAGGCGTCCATCCGCTGGGCGAAGGAAACGGCCACCTGTTTGAGATGGACATCACCACCAACCGCGTCGATGCCATGAACCACTACGGTATCGCCCGCGAGGCCGCGACCATCTACAACCTCCCGCTCGAGCCGCTGCACCCCAGGCTCCCCATCGGAACCCTGGTCGATGAGCCGTTCTCTGTGCGCATCGACCCATCCGCCAAGGGACTCTGCGGCCGCTTCACCGCGCAGGTTCTGCGCAACGTCTCCATCGCTCCCAGCACCGGCCAGGTCGCCGAGTTCTTCACCCTTCTCGGCCAGAAGCAGATCTCGAACGCCGTCGATGCCTCGAACTTCGTGCTGCTCGGCATGGGCCACCCCACGCACGCCTTCGACCTCGACAAGATCGAGGGCGCGATCGTCGTCCGTCTCGCCCACAAAGGCGAGAAGCTGCGCCTGCTCGACGGCACCGAGCGCACCCTCGAACCCGATGATCTCGTAGTCGCCGACGAAAAGAAGGCACTCGCCCTCGCCGGAGTCATGGGCGGATGGGACTCCATGATCACCCCCGAGACGAAGAACATCCTCGTCGAGGCGGCATGGTTCGATCCCGCCACCGTCCGCCGCAGCTCCCGCCGCCACCTCCTGCACACCGACGCCAGCCACCGCTTCGAGCGCGGAGCGGACTTCAACGCTGCCCCCCTCGCCAACGCCCTCGTCTCCCAGCTCATCCTGCAGGCAGGAGGCTCCATCGAGGGCGAGCTCGTCGACATCGTCGATCCCGAGATCGCCCAGTGCACCGCCAGCCGCGCACCCATCGAGCTCTCCGTCGCCCAGGTGCAGCGCCACCTCGGCACCACCCTCGACCCGCAGGGCATCACCAGCGAGATTGTCTCCCGCTTCCTCACCTCGCTCGGCTGCGAGCTCGTCCTGCACGGCATCGACCTCTACCAGGTCAAGCTGCCCTCCTGGCGCCTCGACCTCGAGCGCGAAATCGACCTCGTCGAAGAGATCGCCCGCGTCTACGGCTACAACCGCTTCGCCAATACCCTGCCCACCGCGCTGCCAGTCACCGACTCTCCGTGGGCGACAGCGCAGATCGCCGTTCGTCGGCGCCTGCTCGAACTCGGCTTCAGCGAAGCCGTCTCCAGCACCTTCGCCAGCCGTCAGGACGCCGACCTCTTCTACGGCAACGCCGCAGGCAAATGCAGAACCGTGGAGATGGAAAACCCTCTCTCAGAAGAAGCATCCCTGCTGCGTCCCTCGCTCGTGCCCGGCATGGCGACCATGCTGGCCCACAACCTCAATCGCGATGTCCGCGAGGCGCGGCTCTTTGAGCAGGGCGAGGTCTTCACCGGAACCTCAGCCCCAGACGCCGGCTTCATCACCGAAGTCCACGAGGCCCCGCAGCTCTCGCTCGGCATCACTACCGCCGCAGCCCCGGAGAGCCGCCTCTACCCGGCAGCCGACGCTCCCATCTTCGAGCTCAAGGGAGCCATCGAATCCCTCGTCTCCATCTTCGCGCCTCCCGGCGGTCAGCAAGCCCTTACCTTCACCACCACTGGCACTCCTGCATGGCTCGAACCCGGCCGCTCCGCAGTCGCTCTGCTCGACAACCAGCCCCTCGCCAGCTTTGGCGAGCTAGTCGCCTCCGAGCGCGACAAGCGGAAGCTCCGCCAGCCTGTCTACCTGGCTCAGCTTGACCTCAGGCTGCTCTACGACCTCCCGCTGCGCCGCGCCACCTCACACGACCTCTCCCGCTACCAGGCGGTAGAGCGCGACTTCTCCTTCGTCCTCCCCGACTCGGTCCAGTTCCACACCATCGCCGCATCGATCGACGCCCTCGCCATCCCCGAGCTGCAGAGCCGCCGACCGGTCGAGATCTGGCGAGACGCCAAGAAGCACCCCGGCGTCTACTCGCTTCTTCTCCGCACCGTCTTCCAGTCGCACGACCGCACGCTACGCGACGAAGAGATGACGACCTGGTCCACCCGCATCATCGAGGCCATCACCGCCGCCGGAGGGACCCTCCGCGGTTAGTCGCGTTGCACTGTCCGCCGTAACCGACACAACGGTCATTCTGACCGAAGTGAACAATCCCTCTATTTCTAGTCCTAGTTAGAGATCAGGTTAGATTGGTTTGATAGACCTGCGTATAGGATCGCTAGGGATCGAATTTGCCGGTATCGGCGTCTATGAGGACTGATTGAGAATTGCAGCGAAGGCCTCCGCCGATACGAAGTCGCTATATCGATCAATTCTTGCGTGGCAAGATTTCGATGCGGACAGGCAACGAACGGGCCGTCGCGTAGTGTTCGCCGAAGGTGTATTCGGAACCAAGTCCTTGAATCACTGGGTCGCCGTTTTTGGCTTTAAGCACTGGCGGTGACCACACAGCAGAAACATAATAAGTGCCAGGCCCAGTGATGACCGCCTTTCCTTCCGAGGCCGTGTATCCCATCTTGGTGCTCGTGAGACTTGCGGACTTGCGGTGTCGCTTTCCTAGCTCAACGGAAAATGGTCCAAAGCCATGGATATTGCAACCCATATCCACGAAATCGGTAGTGCCCAGAACACGATGGGACGCATCCTGTATCTCCACCTGCGGCTGAGGATCTCCGCACTCTCCGACTGCGAGCTTTTTACTTGCGGAGAAGTTTTCCCAACGAAGGTGCAGTGGGATTGTCTCGCCAAAGGTAAAGGTTGTTCTGTCGACGGAAAGGCCAACACCGATCCCTGCGATCTGGGTTCCCCAGTTCTGCGGCAGCGTATCCGGATCGAGGACATCGAAGTGTACGTCTGCTGTGACAAGCGTCGGCTCATGCGTGCTGACGTTTTCAGCACGCCACGCGATGTGACGAAGACCCTCCAGGTTCGGTTGGGGAACGACGTGAATAGGTGCGTTGAGGGACGCTGGCAACGTGACCGTCGTCGTATTGCGTTTCCCTTGGGTATCGCAAACTCGCATGTAGCCGTTGAGGTTCGCAGGTAATTTATCGGAATACCCCGAAATGAAGACACTGGGCTCATCCGACCGGTTGCGAACAAGGGCCCCATAGCCATCGGGAAGAATGGCCTCAAAGCGGGTGGAGCCAGAACCTTCGCTATACACCGCATAGAGTTCGGGGCAACGTCCAGTAGGACCGACCAAATTGTGCGAAGACCTCAATTCAAGCGTGAGCTGAGTGAACTCGTCCGCATATATCGGCGTGGGCGGGAGGCCTACCTCCAGCACAGTTTCCGCGCTGGAAGTAGGCCGATTCCTCGCGTCCGCGTCTGGTTCGTAACCGGAGATTTGCATAGTAGAGCAGACATTCGGTCTCCAGTGCATGTCCTCAAAGAGGAAAAGTGCGCGCCCATCCCATTCGGTGCCGATGGTCGCCCAATCGAACTTCTGGCAGGTGTCACCTACGGAAGACCACGAATATGTCACCCGAGCATTGCCATAGCCGGTAAGAATGAAGTTGTTGTTGCGCTGAATAGCCTCAGGGTCGGGATGACCGTCCGGAGTACAAAGCCAGCAAGTCTTAATGAGACTTCCGTGCCTATCAACAGCGAAGCTGGGAGCCAGTTCGCCTCGAAGTTTGCAAGGCTGCGGTGTCGTATTGTGAAGACGAACGCCGATCGTTTGGTGCTCTCTTGGAGCCTCGGCGAAAGCGAATGTAGCGTCAACATCGACAGGTTTGCATAGAGGCGCGGTGTTCGCCGCGGGCGTTTGCCCGCGCATGCTAGGTAAAATACAGACGAAGAAAAGCAAGGCATATAGTGCATAGGCGTGCATCTGACGAACCTCGATAAGGCCATGAGACGTATTTGAGATTACATCAAAGGTGCTTGAGTAACGTGAAGTCGGCTTAGCGGAAGTTATATCTGAGTAGACCATCGAATAAACCTCTCCGGCTGCCCCGTTCAGGTATTGGCTTGACGCTGTGCCGAATGCCCCTTCCGCAACGGGTGTCATCCTGAGCGAAGCCCGCAGGGCGCAGTCGAAGGATCTGCGGTTCGCTCCTCTCTACCGCCCAAAAGTCCTTGCATCCAGAGCGAGAGAAAGTTCCTGCGGCCCAATCAGAACGAACCACGACTCCGATACACTTGCTCCGGAGAGAAACCAATGAACCGAAGAGAACTTCTGGCTTCCGTCACAGCACTGGCAGGCTCAGCCCTGGTACCGGAAGCAGTCGCGCAATCTGGACAGCAGATCACCCATGTGGACACAAAGACCGGCGGCCCAGACCTTAAGAGCAGCGTCGTAAAGGCCGACAGTCTTCACGCCGAGGGAGCCGCGCCCGGCGCCAAAGCCTACGTCCACTTCAATGGGCCGACCAAGCAGCTTTCCGCGCTTGCCTCCGGCCTCGTCACCCTGGAGCCGGGAGCGCAGCCGCATCCTCCGCATCGCCATCCCGAGGAAGAGATCATGATCGTGGGTGAGGGCACTGGAGAGTTCTTCATCAACGGTGTCGCCACGCCTGTGAAGGTCGGCGACATGGTCTTCGCGGAATCCAACGAGCTGCACGGCGTTCGCAACACCGGCCAGACCCGCATGACCTTCTACTTCGTCAAGATGATGGGCAAGAGCATTTCCTGATCATTTCAGGCTAGGGGTGCTCCGAAAAGAAGCCAGCCGCCCTTGCGCCATTTACCCTAGGGTTATGTTGTTCAAAGAACCGAATCAGACCAGATCAGCCGAGACCCTAAGAGAGGGTTACGTCTCGTTTGGTCACTCAACCGTCACCCTGAAGCTGGCATCGGGCGAATCAGTTGAGATCGACAAAGGCGTCCTCGACCTCATCACGTTGATGAACAGTATCCCCGGTATCGTGACTCGGGGTTCCTGCCAGGGCGAAGATCCAAACTACGGCTACGTCCAGTTCGCCCCGGACGAGACCGAAGGGAAGGCCCACGCCTCCATCTATCTCCTCTATCACATGATGAGGAACATGCATGCCGCATGGGTCAAGCATCAGCACGCGATGTGGCAGCATGAGCAATCGACCGGCTCAGAACATCCGGATGCCTACCGGTTTAAGTTCACCACCGAGCTTGGCAACGGGTACGTCATGAAATGGTCGCCATACACCTATCCTGCAGTCCTGGCGGCTGCACGAGAAGCCGCCCAGGAACTCCGGCAAAGCCTGTAGGGCCGGTAGCCCGGCCCCCGGACGATTCGCTTTTACTTCTTCGGCACCGAGATAGTGATGTTGCGGTAACGGATCACACCGTGGTGATCGCCCTGCAGATAGAACGGTCCCGGCTCAGCCTCATTGCTGTCGAGAGCGCCGCCGGTCGGCCCCGGAAGCTCTACGTTGTCGTGGTACATCTTGCCATCGCGCAGCACCGTCACATGCCTGCCGACCAGCGTGACGTCGTAGCTCGTCCACTTGCCAAGGTCATTCTTGGCGCCCGCCGGCGGCGGATACCAGCTGTAGATCGCGCCCATCTCATGCGACGGCAGCTTGCCGCCCTCGGTGCCCACCTGCAGCTCATATCGCCCGCGCAGATAGATGCCGCTGTTACCACCCTCGGGGCAGTTCACCTCAATGTGCAGCTTGAAGTCCTGAAACTTCTCGGTCGTCTTGATGTTGGCGGCCCCGTGGTTCTTCTGACCGGGAACCTCGGGATTGTCATTCACCAGCTCGCCATCGCGAGCCACCCATTTGTTGTTCTCGACGTTGCCGATCGGCTCCCAGCCCTTCAGATCCTTGCCGTCGAAGAGAGCCCGAGGCTTGGTCCACTCCTTCGGCATTGGCCGGTCGAGTAAAGGCGCCTTTACACCGGCCAGCGTCGGCCCATCGGTGTCGCCATGTTTCTCCACTCCAGTCAGCTTGCCCGAGCCGGGCTCCGTCAGCACCCAGGTGACCTCCGACCCCGACCGCTCCGGCCCGAGATCCACAACCAGCTTGCCCGCCTCGACGCTAGCCCCGGTGATCGCGTGCCACGCACCGCCCCTCGGCTGGACTTTGCCTTCAATCTTTCCGGCGCTCTCGGTCAACTCCATCCACTGCGGGTAG is a window of Edaphobacter sp. 12200R-103 DNA encoding:
- a CDS encoding amidase, which gives rise to MRQGVWLGVVCFVAAGLGAAPLWTQTPTMDRDLMEVSVPKLESLYAAHKYTVTQVTEWYLDRISRYDGTYKALLYVDRDGALKRAAEEDAEPKGTKHGELWGVPVLVKANTSIKGLVTSAGWEGYLKPGEELVAPRDAVVVKRLKEAGAVILGQTNMPDFAASDTNISTAGGRTGDAYDVRYSPGGSSGGTATGLAANLAVVGTGTDTANSIRQPAANNSLVGFMPTRGLTSIAGIHPLDWLRDNTGPLARDVTSAAIALDMMEAEDPLDKWTEGAAKKAQARPYTQYLKKDALKGKRFGVPWFVLNGSPSVYGTGPDAPPDAGAVVPETRAAFMKAVEQLKAAGATVVIDKEILPESFFALVRTVNTRPYRREGVDNFLRDFGPPQYHSVADYEKATGDKFPAYMVGGSRTGDDVMPQKKLESDPEADANYWEPKRKALAIYEETRKKWRLDGFVYPALQIPTYDETVPGASKAGPYSETGWVNRLGVPAVSVPGGFYADGLPFGLEISGVQWRDGDLLGYAYAYEQATHSRKVPKLVEGSRK
- a CDS encoding DUF1080 domain-containing protein → MKKKILFAPILAVALVSTVAAQDAKKFLGRWDMTVTPATGQPYPQWMELTESAGKIEGKVQPRGGAWHAITGASVEAGKLVVDLGPERSGSEVTWVLTEPGSGKLTGVEKHGDTDGPTLAGVKAPLLDRPMPKEWTKPRALFDGKDLKGWEPIGNVENNKWVARDGELVNDNPEVPGQKNHGAANIKTTEKFQDFKLHIEVNCPEGGNSGIYLRGRYELQVGTEGGKLPSHEMGAIYSWYPPPAGAKNDLGKWTSYDVTLVGRHVTVLRDGKMYHDNVELPGPTGGALDSNEAEPGPFYLQGDHHGVIRYRNITISVPKK
- the pheT gene encoding phenylalanine--tRNA ligase subunit beta; amino-acid sequence: MKVLTRWLRHYLPALTVTDRQLADDLTLRGIAVEGVHPLGEGNGHLFEMDITTNRVDAMNHYGIAREAATIYNLPLEPLHPRLPIGTLVDEPFSVRIDPSAKGLCGRFTAQVLRNVSIAPSTGQVAEFFTLLGQKQISNAVDASNFVLLGMGHPTHAFDLDKIEGAIVVRLAHKGEKLRLLDGTERTLEPDDLVVADEKKALALAGVMGGWDSMITPETKNILVEAAWFDPATVRRSSRRHLLHTDASHRFERGADFNAAPLANALVSQLILQAGGSIEGELVDIVDPEIAQCTASRAPIELSVAQVQRHLGTTLDPQGITSEIVSRFLTSLGCELVLHGIDLYQVKLPSWRLDLEREIDLVEEIARVYGYNRFANTLPTALPVTDSPWATAQIAVRRRLLELGFSEAVSSTFASRQDADLFYGNAAGKCRTVEMENPLSEEASLLRPSLVPGMATMLAHNLNRDVREARLFEQGEVFTGTSAPDAGFITEVHEAPQLSLGITTAAAPESRLYPAADAPIFELKGAIESLVSIFAPPGGQQALTFTTTGTPAWLEPGRSAVALLDNQPLASFGELVASERDKRKLRQPVYLAQLDLRLLYDLPLRRATSHDLSRYQAVERDFSFVLPDSVQFHTIAASIDALAIPELQSRRPVEIWRDAKKHPGVYSLLLRTVFQSHDRTLRDEEMTTWSTRIIEAITAAGGTLRG
- a CDS encoding cupin domain-containing protein yields the protein MNRRELLASVTALAGSALVPEAVAQSGQQITHVDTKTGGPDLKSSVVKADSLHAEGAAPGAKAYVHFNGPTKQLSALASGLVTLEPGAQPHPPHRHPEEEIMIVGEGTGEFFINGVATPVKVGDMVFAESNELHGVRNTGQTRMTFYFVKMMGKSIS